In a single window of the Acetomicrobium sp. S15 = DSM 107314 genome:
- a CDS encoding chemotaxis protein CheD: MSTVLHVGMADLVAARHPATLISLGLGSCIGIAIYDEVAKVAGMAHIMLPESRGENTPKPGKFADTAVCALVNELLQMGASKGRLKAKMAGGAQMFALGGKGSSILSVGDRNVEATKRALSSLDIPLVAFDVGGNKGRSVEFRTDRWVLVVRVIGSTVKEL, from the coding sequence TTGTCTACCGTCTTGCATGTAGGTATGGCCGACTTGGTGGCGGCCAGGCACCCGGCTACGCTGATATCGTTGGGATTGGGTTCGTGCATAGGAATAGCGATCTATGACGAGGTGGCCAAGGTGGCGGGAATGGCTCACATAATGTTGCCGGAAAGCAGGGGAGAAAACACCCCTAAACCGGGAAAGTTCGCCGATACAGCGGTCTGCGCGCTCGTTAACGAGCTGCTCCAAATGGGGGCTTCTAAGGGCAGGTTGAAGGCCAAAATGGCGGGAGGTGCTCAGATGTTCGCCTTGGGCGGCAAGGGCAGCAGCATCTTGTCGGTAGGGGACAGAAACGTAGAGGCCACGAAGAGAGCCCTATCCAGCCTGGATATACCGCTCGTAGCTTTTGATGTAGGGGGCAACAAAGGAAGAAGCGTCGAATTCAGGACCGACCGGTGGGTCCTCGTCGTTAGGGTCATAGGTTCGACCGTAAAAGAGCTGTGA
- a CDS encoding chemotaxis protein CheC, with protein sequence MKLEWEHLNSLQLDALKEVVNIGAGNAATALSKLLRRSVSMEVPEAELIPVYEVAERYGAPETPVCAVLIRCEGEFSGNVIFLMEEGEAFRLSEILISQDLGSLDEATKEDIRDSVNAEVGNIIIGAFLSAISLLVGSPLPATVPAVAHDMLGSIMDVVAALYGMSGDVALMSKTTLNVIGEDSEVKGTVVLVPDPDSLETLLKKLGVF encoded by the coding sequence ATGAAGCTCGAGTGGGAGCACCTCAATAGCCTGCAGCTGGATGCGCTGAAAGAGGTCGTCAATATAGGAGCTGGGAATGCGGCGACCGCTCTCTCAAAACTCTTAAGAAGATCTGTCAGCATGGAGGTCCCAGAGGCGGAGTTGATCCCGGTTTACGAGGTTGCCGAGAGGTACGGCGCACCGGAGACGCCTGTTTGTGCGGTCCTCATCCGATGCGAGGGAGAGTTTTCGGGCAACGTCATTTTTCTCATGGAAGAAGGAGAGGCCTTTAGACTGTCCGAAATCTTGATTTCCCAGGATTTGGGCAGCTTAGACGAAGCGACGAAAGAGGATATCAGGGACAGCGTGAACGCGGAGGTCGGCAATATAATCATCGGCGCGTTTTTGAGCGCTATAAGCCTCCTCGTTGGAAGCCCCTTGCCGGCAACGGTCCCGGCAGTTGCCCATGACATGTTGGGATCTATAATGGATGTGGTGGCTGCCCTCTATGGTATGTCGGGCGATGTGGCCTTGATGTCTAAGACCACCCTAAATGTCATAGGCGAGGATAGCGAGGTAAAAGGTACTGTCGTTCTTGTGCCAGACCCGGATTCGCTCGAGACCCTTCTCAAAAAGCTGGGGGTGTTTTAG